A single region of the Nocardioides aurantiacus genome encodes:
- a CDS encoding sulfurtransferase: MEPSSPSPLIDVSRLAERLGEVTVLDVRWRLGGPPGEQEHAAGHVPGAAYVDLDTALADPPGGRGRHPLPDPARLQEALRAAGVREDRPVVVYDDWQGRAAARCWWLLRWAGHRDTSVLDGGWGAWVAAGLEVATGPVVAEPGDVVVRPGAMPTVTADELPGVVAAGVVLDARDPGRYAGETEPVDPVAGHVPGARNVPTGANLAEDGRFLAPDALAEVYAAARERPTAVYCGSGITAAHDVLALEVAGMPGAALYPGSWSEWVTDPTRAVATGREPGGSA, translated from the coding sequence ATGGAGCCCTCCTCGCCCAGCCCCCTGATCGACGTCAGCCGTCTCGCCGAGCGGCTCGGCGAGGTCACCGTCCTCGACGTCCGGTGGCGCCTCGGCGGGCCGCCGGGGGAGCAGGAGCACGCCGCGGGGCACGTGCCCGGGGCGGCGTACGTCGACCTCGACACGGCGCTCGCCGACCCGCCCGGGGGTCGGGGCCGGCACCCGCTGCCGGACCCGGCCCGGCTGCAGGAGGCGCTGCGGGCCGCCGGGGTGCGTGAGGACCGTCCCGTGGTGGTCTACGACGACTGGCAGGGGCGTGCCGCCGCGCGGTGCTGGTGGCTGCTGCGGTGGGCCGGCCACCGCGACACCTCCGTGCTCGACGGCGGTTGGGGCGCGTGGGTCGCGGCGGGCCTCGAGGTCGCCACCGGGCCGGTGGTCGCCGAGCCCGGCGACGTCGTCGTACGCCCCGGCGCGATGCCGACGGTGACCGCCGACGAGCTGCCCGGCGTGGTGGCGGCCGGGGTCGTGCTGGACGCGCGCGACCCCGGGCGGTACGCCGGCGAGACCGAGCCCGTCGACCCCGTGGCCGGCCACGTGCCGGGTGCGCGCAACGTGCCGACCGGCGCCAACCTGGCCGAGGACGGCCGGTTCCTCGCCCCGGACGCCCTGGCCGAGGTGTACGCCGCGGCGCGCGAGCGCCCCACGGCCGTCTACTGCGGCTCCGGGATCACCGCCGCCCACGACGTGCTGGCACTCGAGGTGGCCGGGATGCCGGGCGCCGCGCTCTACCCCGGCTCGTGGAGCGAGTGGGTCACCGACCCGACGCGCGCCGTGGCGACCGGGCGTGAGCCCGGCGGGTCGGCCTGA
- a CDS encoding D-arabinono-1,4-lactone oxidase: MSTWTSWAGLSSCSPAQERRPVDVGDVVEAVRDAADRGGRVKMPGTGHSFTDIALTDGTLLHPTALTGVVGVDRAAMTVTALAGTTLRELNATLARLGLSLHNMGDVEEQTVAGAISTGTHGTGGVTASLSAQVVGLELVTGTGEVLRADRTRHPDVLDVVRLGLGATGVLTAVTLEVEPLFVLEAHERPIQWDEAVAGFDGLAEQHHHAEMYWFPHTDRLLLKTNDRTLEDPEPLSRLREWWDDDLLSNHVFDLVNRVGNARPALVPRLNALSARALGERRYRDVPHRVFTTRRTVRFREMEYAVPRAAGLTALAEVRDLVERSGWRIGFPLEYRVAPADDVPLSPAHDRDVAWIAVHVNAAADHTDYFAGVEAVLRAHDGRPHWGKLHTRTAADLAPAYPRWQDALAVRDRIDPQRLFTNAYLERVLGP; encoded by the coding sequence GTGAGCACGTGGACCAGCTGGGCGGGGCTGAGCAGCTGTAGCCCGGCGCAGGAGCGCCGACCCGTCGACGTCGGCGACGTCGTCGAGGCCGTCCGCGACGCCGCCGACCGCGGCGGCCGCGTCAAGATGCCCGGCACCGGCCACTCCTTCACCGACATCGCGCTGACCGACGGCACCCTGCTCCACCCGACCGCGCTGACCGGCGTGGTCGGCGTCGACCGGGCCGCGATGACGGTGACCGCGCTGGCCGGCACCACGCTGCGCGAGCTCAACGCGACCCTCGCCCGGCTCGGACTGTCGCTGCACAACATGGGCGACGTCGAGGAGCAGACGGTCGCCGGGGCCATCTCCACCGGCACCCACGGCACCGGCGGCGTCACGGCCTCGCTGAGCGCGCAGGTGGTCGGGCTCGAGCTGGTCACCGGCACCGGCGAGGTGCTGCGCGCCGACCGCACCCGGCACCCCGACGTGCTCGACGTCGTGCGCCTCGGGCTCGGCGCGACGGGCGTCCTGACCGCGGTCACGCTCGAGGTCGAGCCGCTGTTCGTGCTCGAGGCCCACGAGCGGCCGATCCAGTGGGACGAGGCGGTCGCCGGGTTCGACGGGCTCGCCGAGCAGCACCACCACGCCGAGATGTACTGGTTCCCCCACACCGACCGGCTGCTGCTCAAGACCAACGACCGCACCCTCGAGGACCCCGAGCCGCTCTCGCGGCTGCGGGAGTGGTGGGACGACGACCTGCTCTCCAACCACGTCTTCGACCTCGTCAACCGGGTCGGCAACGCCCGTCCGGCGCTGGTCCCCCGGCTCAACGCGCTCTCGGCCCGGGCGCTGGGCGAGCGCCGCTACCGCGACGTCCCGCACCGCGTCTTCACCACGCGGCGCACGGTCCGCTTCCGCGAGATGGAGTACGCCGTGCCGCGGGCCGCCGGCCTGACCGCGCTCGCCGAGGTCCGGGACCTGGTCGAGCGCTCGGGCTGGCGGATCGGCTTCCCGTTGGAGTACCGCGTCGCCCCGGCCGACGACGTGCCCCTCTCCCCCGCCCACGACCGCGACGTCGCCTGGATCGCGGTGCACGTCAACGCCGCCGCCGACCACACCGACTACTTCGCCGGGGTCGAGGCGGTGCTGCGGGCCCACGACGGCCGCCCGCACTGGGGCAAGCTGCACACCCGCACCGCCGCCGACCTCGCGCCGGCGTACCCCCGGTGGCAGGACGCCCTGGCGGTCCGCGACCGGATCGACCCGCAGCGGCTCTTCACCAACGCCTACCTCGAGCGGGTCCTCGGGCCCTGA
- a CDS encoding SDR family oxidoreductase, which yields MAYFVTGATGFIGRYLVQQLVDNREGTVYALCREGSRHRLDALVEQWGTDRVVPVVGDLSEPDLGVDPQWIASEAGEVEHFFHLAAIYDMTASDELNEQLNVGGTRNALDLAARLRVGHFHQVSSIAASGDFRGVFDESMFDEGQRLPSPYHRTKFESERIVREQAEVPWRVYRPAVVVGDSETGAMDKVDGPYYFFPLLKRMRDLLPGWVPLVGIDLGDTNVVPVDYVASAMDHLAHQPGLDGRAFHLVNPEPQSTVGLINTFAAAASAPQFAVPVDRTITSRATGLLPRGLRPASLVARAVRLAPVHAALDQTLGRLGIPPEVLEHVSFPTVYASRETEKALAGSGISVPDIDSYASVLWSWWEEKLDESIRSDAPVVRALANKTVVITGASSGIGLVTAIQVAKAGGVPILVARGQEKLEETVRLIQSQGGTAYAYPCDLSDLDAIDALTKQLREDFDHLDFVVNNAGRSIRRSLKLSEDRFHDFERTMQLNYYGAIRLVMGILPAMREQGSGHVVNISSIGVLTSPPRFSAYVASKAALDAWSNVVSSELVGDGISFTTIHMPLVRTPMIAPTKLYDRFPTISPGQAARKVITAMVERPHEINTLTGSLGALAHYLAPKSAFRVLHLAYQVFPDSTAAKGGSTGEKPHSENEQLMLARLLKGVHW from the coding sequence GTGGCCTACTTCGTGACCGGCGCGACCGGCTTCATCGGTCGCTACCTCGTCCAGCAGCTCGTCGACAACCGGGAGGGCACGGTCTACGCGCTCTGCCGGGAGGGGTCCCGGCACCGGCTCGACGCGCTGGTCGAGCAGTGGGGCACCGACCGGGTCGTCCCCGTCGTGGGCGACCTGTCCGAGCCCGACCTCGGCGTCGACCCGCAGTGGATCGCGTCCGAGGCCGGCGAGGTCGAGCACTTCTTCCACCTCGCGGCCATCTACGACATGACCGCCTCCGACGAGCTCAACGAGCAGCTCAACGTGGGCGGCACCCGCAACGCCCTGGACCTCGCCGCCCGGCTGCGGGTCGGGCACTTCCACCAGGTCTCCTCGATCGCGGCCTCCGGGGACTTCCGCGGCGTCTTCGACGAGTCGATGTTCGACGAGGGCCAGCGGCTGCCCTCGCCCTACCACCGCACCAAGTTCGAGTCCGAGCGCATCGTCCGCGAGCAGGCCGAGGTGCCGTGGCGGGTCTACCGTCCTGCCGTCGTGGTCGGGGACTCCGAGACCGGCGCGATGGACAAGGTCGACGGGCCCTACTACTTCTTCCCGCTGCTCAAGCGGATGCGCGACCTGCTGCCCGGCTGGGTCCCGCTCGTGGGCATCGACCTCGGCGACACCAACGTGGTGCCGGTCGACTACGTCGCCAGCGCGATGGACCACCTCGCCCACCAGCCCGGCCTCGACGGCCGGGCGTTCCACCTGGTCAACCCCGAGCCGCAGAGCACGGTCGGGCTGATCAACACCTTCGCCGCCGCAGCGAGCGCCCCGCAGTTCGCGGTCCCGGTCGACCGCACGATCACCTCGCGCGCGACCGGCCTGCTCCCCCGCGGCCTGCGGCCGGCCTCGCTCGTCGCCCGCGCGGTGCGGCTGGCGCCGGTGCACGCCGCCCTCGACCAGACCCTCGGTCGCCTCGGGATCCCGCCCGAGGTGCTCGAGCACGTCTCGTTCCCGACCGTCTACGCCTCGCGCGAGACCGAGAAGGCGCTGGCCGGCTCCGGCATCTCGGTGCCCGACATCGACTCCTACGCCTCGGTGCTGTGGTCGTGGTGGGAGGAGAAGCTCGACGAGTCGATCCGCTCCGACGCGCCGGTCGTGCGCGCGCTGGCCAACAAGACGGTCGTCATCACCGGCGCCTCCTCGGGCATCGGGCTGGTCACCGCGATCCAGGTCGCCAAGGCCGGCGGCGTGCCCATCCTGGTGGCGCGCGGCCAGGAGAAGCTGGAGGAGACGGTCCGGCTGATCCAGAGCCAGGGCGGCACGGCGTACGCCTATCCGTGCGACCTCTCCGACCTCGACGCCATCGACGCGCTCACCAAGCAGCTGCGCGAGGACTTCGACCACCTCGACTTCGTCGTCAACAACGCCGGGCGCTCGATCCGGCGGTCGTTGAAGCTCAGCGAGGACCGCTTCCACGACTTCGAGCGCACCATGCAGCTCAACTACTACGGCGCGATCCGGCTGGTGATGGGCATCCTGCCCGCGATGCGCGAGCAGGGCTCGGGCCACGTCGTGAACATCTCCAGCATCGGGGTGCTCACCAGCCCGCCGCGGTTCTCGGCGTACGTCGCCTCCAAGGCCGCGCTCGACGCCTGGAGCAACGTCGTGTCCAGCGAGCTGGTCGGCGACGGCATCTCGTTCACCACGATCCACATGCCGCTGGTGCGGACCCCCATGATCGCGCCGACCAAGCTCTACGACCGGTTCCCGACGATCAGCCCCGGGCAGGCCGCCCGCAAGGTGATCACCGCGATGGTCGAGCGGCCGCACGAGATCAACACCCTCACCGGCAGCCTGGGCGCGCTGGCGCACTACCTCGCACCCAAGTCGGCCTTCCGGGTGCTGCACCTCGCCTACCAGGTGTTCCCCGACTCCACGGCCGCCAAGGGCGGCAGCACCGGCGAGAAGCCGCACTCCGAGAACGAGCAGCTGATGCTGGCGCGGCTGCTCAAGGGGGTGCACTGGTAG
- the sepH gene encoding septation protein SepH, with amino-acid sequence MDSALRPRDIQARIRSGESAEEVAAAAGTSVEVIMPYASPVLAERAHVAWNAQKSSLRRASGPSGGGRTLGEAVELFLGEHRLHDDDVAWDSWRRADGRWVLTADIDAQGVRRSAEFVHDVAGRYVVAENDDARTITGELGAGPAGPAPRRLTSLVGGHDQDLPLGDDAIELVRDREDEPTDVEQPDVEQPEVEQPEHRPFEVPVGDADWMRVDGAAPVEEPTDVPPPGATRSAEEPDPVADADARPDPDSEDTAEIVVAAADPEVVAEVRERPAGRSPEPDSGPERPAEPEEPELDLGVEPQETAAQKTAKRKGRASVPSWDEIMFGGGPDS; translated from the coding sequence ATGGACAGCGCGCTGCGGCCCCGCGACATCCAGGCGCGCATCCGCTCCGGCGAGTCGGCCGAGGAGGTCGCCGCCGCCGCGGGCACCTCGGTCGAGGTGATCATGCCCTACGCCTCGCCGGTGCTCGCCGAGCGTGCGCACGTCGCGTGGAACGCCCAGAAGTCCTCGCTGCGCCGCGCCTCCGGCCCCTCCGGCGGCGGCCGCACGCTGGGCGAGGCGGTCGAGCTGTTCCTGGGCGAGCACCGGCTCCACGACGACGACGTCGCCTGGGACTCCTGGCGCCGGGCCGACGGTCGCTGGGTGCTCACCGCCGACATCGACGCCCAGGGCGTACGCCGCTCCGCGGAGTTCGTCCACGACGTCGCCGGCCGCTACGTGGTGGCCGAGAACGACGACGCCCGCACCATCACCGGCGAGCTGGGCGCCGGCCCCGCCGGCCCGGCGCCGCGCCGGCTGACCTCGCTGGTCGGTGGCCACGACCAGGACCTGCCGCTGGGCGACGACGCGATCGAGCTGGTCCGCGACCGCGAGGACGAGCCGACCGACGTCGAGCAGCCCGACGTCGAGCAGCCCGAGGTCGAGCAGCCCGAGCACCGGCCCTTCGAGGTGCCGGTGGGCGACGCCGACTGGATGCGCGTCGACGGGGCGGCCCCGGTCGAGGAGCCGACCGACGTCCCGCCGCCTGGGGCGACCCGGTCCGCCGAGGAGCCGGACCCCGTCGCGGACGCCGACGCACGCCCGGACCCGGACTCCGAGGACACCGCCGAGATCGTCGTCGCCGCGGCCGACCCCGAGGTGGTGGCCGAGGTCCGCGAGCGGCCGGCGGGACGGTCCCCCGAGCCCGACTCCGGGCCCGAGCGGCCCGCCGAGCCCGAGGAGCCCGAGCTCGACCTGGGCGTGGAGCCGCAGGAGACGGCCGCCCAGAAGACGGCCAAGCGCAAGGGCCGCGCCTCGGTGCCGTCGTGGGACGAGATCATGTTCGGCGGCGGCCCCGACAGCTGA
- a CDS encoding class I SAM-dependent methyltransferase, with amino-acid sequence MTDDSTSSEAFDRWYADLAVSRVKDDLVRRHLGLPPEMLSTSLLPWSGLEAVTTSLRLVPGEVLLDLACGRGGYGLEVASRTRARLLGMDFSVEAVRQATANAAAQDRAATFEVGSLTDTGLPDASVDAVLVVDALQFVDLPERAFAEAARVLDVDGRLVLTAWEARDPDDERVAPGLRGRRWRDGLTVAGFTEVEVEDCPDWAASERALWEEAATLAPGEDRALQELREEALTVLETFDLTRRVMVSATRA; translated from the coding sequence GTGACTGACGACAGCACCTCGAGCGAGGCCTTCGACCGCTGGTACGCCGACCTCGCGGTCTCCCGGGTCAAGGACGACCTCGTCCGCCGCCACCTGGGGCTGCCGCCCGAGATGCTCTCGACCAGCCTGCTGCCCTGGTCGGGGCTGGAGGCCGTGACCACCTCGCTGCGGCTGGTGCCCGGCGAGGTGCTGCTCGACCTCGCCTGCGGACGTGGCGGCTACGGCCTGGAGGTGGCGAGCCGCACCCGGGCCCGCCTGCTGGGCATGGACTTCTCCGTCGAGGCGGTGCGCCAGGCCACGGCCAACGCCGCAGCCCAGGACCGCGCCGCCACCTTCGAGGTCGGCTCGCTGACCGACACCGGCCTGCCCGACGCCAGCGTCGACGCGGTGCTGGTGGTCGACGCCCTCCAGTTCGTGGACCTGCCCGAGCGGGCCTTCGCGGAGGCGGCGCGGGTGCTCGACGTCGACGGCCGGCTGGTGCTGACCGCCTGGGAGGCCCGCGACCCCGACGACGAGCGGGTGGCCCCCGGCCTGCGCGGCCGCCGCTGGCGCGACGGCCTCACCGTCGCCGGCTTCACCGAGGTCGAGGTCGAGGACTGCCCCGACTGGGCGGCGTCGGAGCGCGCCCTCTGGGAGGAGGCGGCCACCCTCGCCCCCGGCGAGGACCGCGCCCTGCAGGAGCTGCGCGAAGAGGCCCTCACCGTCCTGGAGACCTTCGACCTCACCCGCCGGGTCATGGTCAGCGCCACCCGCGCCTGA
- a CDS encoding MFS transporter, whose amino-acid sequence MATSLEFDPMLTPYRRVFAHPGAALFSATGVVARLPISMTTLGIVLLVSALSGSYALAGQVTAAFIAGNAGFAVLHGRLTDRFGQTRVLSVDTVAFGLSSSLMVVAVTEGWSFPWPHLLAVVAGTAMPQVGTMVRARWAHLLDDPAERHTAFAVEGVADEVVFVTGPALVTVLATSFAPQSGLVVAVVAGTLGSVALALQRRTAPPVQVRSADTVRTPMPWRLILPLAVGALALGSLFGALEVATVALAEDEGRKVLSGLMLAAFSFGSLVAGVVAGTMTMRRTPLARARLGMTLLAVGTCALPLLPGLLVVSVALLLTGLALAPTLISLFSLIEGSVPSGRLNEAMGVVQTGMSAGIAPGAWGAGVVADASGGSAAYWVCVVAAVLAALAGLTVRGDVATGPRGYARTGEHVDQLGGAEQL is encoded by the coding sequence ATGGCGACCAGCCTAGAGTTCGACCCGATGCTCACCCCCTACCGCCGGGTCTTCGCGCACCCCGGCGCCGCCCTGTTCTCCGCGACCGGCGTGGTCGCCCGGCTGCCGATCTCGATGACGACGCTGGGGATCGTGCTGCTGGTCAGCGCGCTGTCGGGGTCCTACGCGCTGGCGGGCCAGGTGACGGCCGCCTTCATCGCCGGCAACGCCGGGTTCGCGGTGCTGCACGGCCGGCTCACCGACCGGTTCGGCCAGACCCGGGTGCTCTCGGTGGACACGGTGGCCTTCGGGCTCTCCTCGAGCCTGATGGTGGTGGCGGTCACCGAGGGCTGGTCCTTCCCGTGGCCCCACCTGCTCGCCGTGGTCGCCGGCACGGCGATGCCCCAGGTCGGCACGATGGTCCGCGCCCGGTGGGCCCACCTGCTCGACGACCCGGCCGAGCGGCACACCGCCTTCGCGGTCGAGGGCGTCGCCGACGAGGTCGTCTTCGTGACCGGGCCGGCGCTGGTCACCGTGCTGGCGACGTCCTTCGCCCCGCAGTCCGGGCTGGTGGTCGCCGTGGTGGCGGGCACGCTCGGCTCGGTCGCGCTCGCGCTGCAGCGTCGTACGGCGCCGCCGGTGCAGGTCCGCTCCGCCGACACGGTCCGCACCCCCATGCCGTGGCGGCTGATCCTCCCCCTCGCGGTGGGCGCCCTCGCCCTGGGCAGCCTGTTCGGTGCGCTCGAGGTCGCGACCGTGGCCCTGGCCGAGGACGAGGGCCGCAAGGTGCTCTCGGGACTGATGCTGGCGGCGTTCTCCTTCGGCAGCCTCGTGGCGGGCGTCGTGGCGGGCACGATGACCATGCGTCGTACGCCGCTGGCCCGGGCCCGGCTGGGGATGACCCTGCTGGCGGTCGGCACCTGCGCGCTGCCGCTGCTGCCCGGCCTGCTCGTCGTCTCGGTGGCGCTGCTGCTCACCGGGCTGGCGCTGGCCCCGACGCTGATCAGCCTGTTCTCCCTCATCGAGGGGTCCGTGCCGTCGGGGCGGCTCAACGAGGCGATGGGGGTCGTCCAGACCGGGATGAGCGCCGGCATCGCGCCGGGGGCGTGGGGCGCCGGCGTGGTGGCCGACGCGTCCGGCGGGTCGGCGGCGTACTGGGTGTGCGTGGTCGCGGCCGTGCTCGCCGCGCTGGCCGGGCTCACCGTGCGCGGGGACGTCGCGACGGGTCCGCGCGGCTACGCTCGGACGGGTGAGCACGTGGACCAGCTGGGCGGGGCTGAGCAGCTGTAG
- a CDS encoding LysR family transcriptional regulator produces MDVRHLDLLRELADRGSLAAVAQATHRTPSALSQQLRTAERAFGAALVEPHGRGLRLTEAGALLARGGADVATAVARVTAAWEDYRGGPRGTVSVAALPSAATFLLPRLQRRLAGTGLELRCRDYDLAETDFAGLTADNDLVIGHSVTARRPAGTAGLTVTPLVTEPLDVALAEDHPLATRPWLHCRDLVDQSWIGVPPGYPFDSVLTSVEQATGATLDVRQRLRDNRLVEALVASSRHVAMLPRFTTPAGQGLVLRELRGVRAQRHVVAIARPDRAARLAARTVLDGLVAVAAEVAAGG; encoded by the coding sequence ATGGACGTCCGCCACCTCGACCTGCTGCGCGAGCTCGCCGACCGGGGTAGCCTCGCCGCCGTGGCGCAGGCAACCCACCGCACCCCCTCGGCGCTCTCCCAGCAGCTCCGCACGGCCGAGCGGGCCTTCGGCGCGGCCCTGGTCGAGCCGCACGGCCGGGGACTGCGGCTGACCGAGGCCGGGGCGCTGCTCGCCCGCGGCGGGGCCGACGTGGCGACGGCCGTCGCCCGGGTGACGGCGGCCTGGGAGGACTACCGCGGCGGCCCCCGCGGCACCGTCTCGGTGGCGGCGCTGCCGAGCGCGGCGACCTTCCTGCTGCCGCGCCTGCAGCGACGGCTCGCCGGCACGGGCCTGGAGCTGCGCTGCCGCGACTACGACCTCGCCGAGACCGACTTCGCCGGGCTGACCGCCGACAACGACCTGGTGATCGGGCACAGCGTGACCGCACGACGACCCGCCGGCACCGCCGGGCTGACGGTGACGCCGCTGGTGACCGAGCCGCTCGACGTCGCGCTGGCCGAGGACCACCCGCTCGCCACCCGACCCTGGCTGCACTGCCGCGACCTCGTCGACCAGTCGTGGATCGGGGTGCCGCCGGGCTACCCCTTCGACAGCGTGCTGACCTCGGTCGAGCAGGCCACCGGGGCCACGCTCGACGTCCGCCAGCGGCTGCGCGACAACCGGCTGGTGGAGGCGCTGGTGGCCTCCTCCCGCCACGTGGCGATGCTGCCCCGGTTCACCACCCCGGCGGGCCAGGGCCTGGTGCTGCGCGAGCTGCGCGGCGTACGCGCCCAGCGGCACGTGGTCGCCATCGCCCGCCCCGACCGCGCGGCCCGCCTGGCCGCACGCACCGTGCTGGACGGGCTGGTCGCCGTGGCGGCCGAGGTCGCCGCCGGCGGCTGA
- a CDS encoding trimeric intracellular cation channel family protein, with protein sequence MGDATGGPSLLLLVLDLSGIFVFAISGALVAVRRRLDVFGVLVLAGTTGLGGGFLRDVLIDATPPAALSDWRYLLVPVLAGLLTFAFHPALGRAERVVTLFDAAGLGLFCVTGAVKALEYGLGPVPAALMGMVTGIGGGIARDLLAGRTPAVFSSELYATPALLGATWAVLATLAGFVEVAVTVPGALLCFGLRMLALWRDWKAPLPRGPASV encoded by the coding sequence GTGGGTGATGCGACCGGCGGGCCGAGCCTCCTGCTCCTGGTCCTCGACCTCAGCGGGATCTTCGTCTTCGCCATCTCCGGTGCCCTCGTGGCCGTACGCCGCCGGCTCGACGTCTTCGGTGTGCTGGTCCTCGCGGGCACCACGGGGCTGGGCGGCGGCTTCCTGCGCGACGTCCTGATCGACGCCACCCCGCCGGCCGCGCTGTCGGACTGGCGCTACCTGCTGGTGCCGGTGCTCGCGGGGCTGCTGACCTTCGCCTTCCACCCGGCGCTGGGCCGGGCCGAGCGCGTGGTGACGCTCTTCGACGCCGCGGGGCTCGGGCTGTTCTGCGTGACCGGGGCGGTCAAGGCCCTGGAGTACGGCCTCGGCCCGGTGCCGGCCGCGCTGATGGGCATGGTCACCGGCATCGGCGGCGGCATCGCGCGCGACCTGCTGGCCGGGCGCACCCCGGCGGTGTTCTCCAGCGAGCTCTACGCGACGCCCGCGCTGCTGGGTGCGACGTGGGCGGTGCTGGCGACCCTCGCCGGGTTCGTGGAGGTCGCGGTCACGGTGCCCGGCGCACTGCTGTGCTTCGGGCTGCGGATGCTGGCGCTGTGGCGCGACTGGAAGGCCCCGCTGCCGCGGGGCCCCGCCAGCGTCTGA
- a CDS encoding EamA family transporter: MPPRHQLLAVLVACTWGLNFLAIDASLGHFPPFFLVALRFAVIAVPTVLLVPRPQVPVRWLVGYGLGFGTLQFLFLYWGMEAGMPPGTASLVLQASAPFTLVLGAALLGERVGPRGVLGVVLAGAGLAVVGWHRAEAAGLLPFLLVLAGALGWAIGNLCSRLARAPQPLHLTLWMSVVPPVPMLVLALAVEGPQPIATSLTTLASPSGVLALAGLAYTVLVGTVVGSGLWTWLMARHPASQVAPFSMLVPVVGMSGAWVVLGEQAAPLELAGATLVVGGVLLATLRRGVRAAPVPVPMSGPMSGPVPAGALGSGRD, from the coding sequence GTGCCTCCCCGCCACCAGCTCCTCGCCGTTCTCGTCGCCTGCACCTGGGGCCTGAACTTCCTCGCCATCGACGCCTCGCTCGGACACTTCCCGCCGTTCTTCCTGGTCGCGCTCCGGTTCGCCGTCATCGCGGTCCCGACCGTGCTGCTGGTGCCGCGACCGCAGGTGCCGGTGCGGTGGCTGGTCGGCTACGGGCTGGGGTTCGGGACGCTGCAGTTCCTTTTCCTCTACTGGGGGATGGAGGCGGGGATGCCGCCCGGGACGGCCTCCCTGGTCCTCCAGGCCTCCGCGCCCTTCACCCTCGTGCTCGGGGCCGCCCTGCTGGGGGAGCGGGTCGGCCCCCGCGGCGTGCTGGGCGTGGTGCTCGCCGGGGCGGGACTGGCCGTCGTGGGCTGGCACCGCGCCGAGGCGGCCGGGCTGCTGCCGTTCCTGCTGGTCCTCGCCGGCGCGCTCGGCTGGGCGATCGGCAACCTGTGCAGCCGGCTCGCCCGAGCGCCGCAGCCGCTGCACCTGACGCTGTGGATGTCGGTCGTGCCACCGGTCCCGATGCTCGTGCTCGCGCTGGCCGTGGAGGGGCCGCAGCCGATCGCCACCTCGCTGACCACCCTGGCCAGCCCGAGCGGGGTGCTGGCACTGGCCGGGCTGGCCTACACCGTGCTCGTCGGGACCGTCGTCGGCTCCGGGCTGTGGACCTGGCTGATGGCCCGGCACCCGGCCAGCCAGGTGGCGCCGTTCTCGATGCTGGTGCCAGTGGTCGGCATGAGCGGCGCCTGGGTGGTGCTGGGCGAGCAGGCCGCGCCGCTGGAGCTGGCCGGCGCGACGCTGGTGGTGGGCGGGGTGCTGCTCGCGACGCTGCGCCGCGGCGTACGGGCCGCACCGGTGCCGGTGCCGATGTCGGGGCCGATGTCGGGGCCGGTCCCGGCCGGAGCACTAGGGTCGGGGCGTGACTGA
- a CDS encoding DUF952 domain-containing protein, which yields MQVFHVATAADWEEAQRTGAYTTSTRGRTLEQEGFIHAARREQVPGVYQRYYADLAEPMVLLTIDTDRLDVPWREDPVGEDTYPHLYGPLHPRAVVAAQPFGANGSGDSFTSMFVSEMVWRIGLALVAMVLAGLGSVLLGLTGWAQGPLVGALAGLAVGVVVFVVVLRRRR from the coding sequence GTGCAGGTCTTCCACGTCGCCACCGCCGCGGACTGGGAGGAGGCGCAGCGCACCGGCGCGTACACCACCTCCACCCGCGGCCGCACCCTCGAGCAGGAGGGCTTCATCCACGCCGCCCGCCGCGAGCAGGTGCCGGGGGTCTACCAGCGCTACTACGCCGACCTCGCCGAGCCGATGGTGCTGCTCACCATCGACACCGACCGCCTCGACGTGCCCTGGCGCGAAGACCCCGTCGGCGAGGACACCTACCCCCACCTCTACGGGCCGCTCCACCCCCGCGCCGTCGTCGCCGCCCAGCCCTTCGGTGCCAACGGCAGCGGCGACTCGTTCACCTCGATGTTCGTCTCCGAGATGGTCTGGCGCATCGGCCTCGCCCTGGTCGCGATGGTGCTGGCCGGTCTCGGCAGCGTCCTGCTCGGCCTCACCGGCTGGGCCCAGGGCCCGCTCGTCGGCGCCCTCGCCGGCCTGGCCGTGGGCGTCGTGGTCTTCGTGGTCGTGCTGCGCCGCCGCCGCTAG